One window of Oryza brachyantha chromosome 12, ObraRS2, whole genome shotgun sequence genomic DNA carries:
- the LOC107305429 gene encoding ethylene-responsive transcription factor RAP2-3-like isoform X2 — translation MCGPTRDATGAAVGQLPAAMVLPASRRPPAPTAAALQRGKNRRNKKKGKTGRRPAVSWHGFRGIHRRKSGRWAAEIRDVIQGCRVWIGTFDTAEAAATAYDAAALAIHGSKAKTNFHGYRATPPASLVQTKEPPAAELCYAAPSPVLLAHALEATQGWEFEPYIGVVHGLSLMDINYTYAAADEEQGAAAAGLWYF, via the exons ATGTGTGGACCAACCAGAGATGCTActggcgccgccgtcggccagctgccggcggcgatggtgctCCCTGCGTCGCGCCGGCCTCCAGCTCCCACTGCTG CTGCTCTGCAGCGTGGAAAAAATCGCCGGAACAAGAAGAAGGGGAAAAccggacggcggccggcggtgagcTGGCACGGGTTCCGAGGAATCCACCGGCGCAAGAGCGggcggtgggcggcggagATCAGGGACGTCATCCAGGGCTGCCGCGTCTGGATCGGCACCTTCGacacggcggaggcggcggccacggcctacgacgccgcggcgctcgCCATCCACGGCAGCAAGGCCAAAACCAACTTCCACGGCTACCGCGctacgccgccggcctccctcgTCCAGACGAAggagccgccggcggcggagctctGCTACGCCGCCCCGTCCCCGGTGCTGCTAGCCCATGCTCTGGAGGCCACCCAAGGGTGGGAGTTCGAGCCGTACATAGGAGTTGTCCACGGCTTGTCGCTCATGGACATCAACTACAcatacgccgccgccgacgaagagcaaggcgccgccgccgccggtctcTGGTACTTCTAG
- the LOC107305429 gene encoding ethylene-responsive transcription factor RAP2-3-like isoform X1 produces MCGPTRDATGAAVGQLPAAMVLPASRRPPAPTAAAALQRGKNRRNKKKGKTGRRPAVSWHGFRGIHRRKSGRWAAEIRDVIQGCRVWIGTFDTAEAAATAYDAAALAIHGSKAKTNFHGYRATPPASLVQTKEPPAAELCYAAPSPVLLAHALEATQGWEFEPYIGVVHGLSLMDINYTYAAADEEQGAAAAGLWYF; encoded by the exons ATGTGTGGACCAACCAGAGATGCTActggcgccgccgtcggccagctgccggcggcgatggtgctCCCTGCGTCGCGCCGGCCTCCAGCTCCCACTGCTG CAGCTGCTCTGCAGCGTGGAAAAAATCGCCGGAACAAGAAGAAGGGGAAAAccggacggcggccggcggtgagcTGGCACGGGTTCCGAGGAATCCACCGGCGCAAGAGCGggcggtgggcggcggagATCAGGGACGTCATCCAGGGCTGCCGCGTCTGGATCGGCACCTTCGacacggcggaggcggcggccacggcctacgacgccgcggcgctcgCCATCCACGGCAGCAAGGCCAAAACCAACTTCCACGGCTACCGCGctacgccgccggcctccctcgTCCAGACGAAggagccgccggcggcggagctctGCTACGCCGCCCCGTCCCCGGTGCTGCTAGCCCATGCTCTGGAGGCCACCCAAGGGTGGGAGTTCGAGCCGTACATAGGAGTTGTCCACGGCTTGTCGCTCATGGACATCAACTACAcatacgccgccgccgacgaagagcaaggcgccgccgccgccggtctcTGGTACTTCTAG
- the LOC102707926 gene encoding ethylene-responsive transcription factor RAP2-2-like — protein sequence MCGRNPDNHHALAVVPALAAEMALEKEEEEYDEVEEQEEDDDRRRFEEEFLRFSMMEDQEDDDEVLAVSPPRRPPAFGARDTTSTVQSVTMLETGGDGTKAKRRRGGARRPASKHGFRGVHQRTYERWAAEIRDTVIKGSRFWIGTFDTAEEAARAYDATARRIFGRNAKTNFPADDTCPAPPPAAKTTTPCSSSKRPKKHNMIGGSAAPRCRRGGDHGAAAPPQAAVADGSVHLASHPPAPAAVDMLSLSTAAAQALEVTAGWEFEPFFQELLVGVSPLEHYRGSGKEHVAGGLDLWSF from the exons ATGTGTGGAAGAAACCCCGACAACCACCACGCCCTCGCCGTGGTGCCGGCGTTGGCCGCCGAGATGGCACtggaaaaggaggaggaggagtatgatgaggtggaggagcaggaggaggacgacgaccgtCGTCGCTTTGAGGAAGAGTTCCTCAGGTTCAGCATGATGGAGGAtcaggaggacgacgacgaggtcctcgccgtctcgccgccgcgccggcctccgGCCTTCGGAGCCAGAG ATACTACATCAACTGTCCAATCTGTGACAATGCTCGagaccggcggcgatggcacTAAAGccaagcgccgccgcggcggcgcgaggcggccggcgagcaAGCACGGCTTCCGCGGCGTCCACCAGCGCACGTACGAGCGGTGGGCGGCTGAGATCAGGGACACCGTCATCAAGGGCAGCCGCTTCTGGATCGGCACCTTCgacacggcggaggaggcggcgagggcctacgacgcgacggcgcggaggatCTTCGGCCGCAACGCCAAGACCAACTTCCCCGCCGACGACACCtgcccggcgccgccaccggcggcgaagacgacgacgcccTGCAGCTCCTCCAAGCGGCCAAAGAAACACAACATGATTGGCGGTAGCGCCGCTCCTCGTTGTCGTCGCGGCGGTGACCATGGCGCCGCGGCGCCACCTCAAGCAGCTGTTGCCGACGGAAGTGTTCATCTCGCCAGCCATCCTCCGGCGCCAGCTGCCGTCGATATGCTAAGCCTAagcaccgcggcggcgcaggctcTGGAAGTCACTGCCGGCTGGGAGTTCGAACCGTTCTTCCAGgagctcctcgtcggcgtctCGCCGCTGGAGCACTACCGCGGCAGCGGGAAggagcacgtcgccggcggccttgATCTCTGGAGCTTCTGA